The Thunnus albacares chromosome 11, fThuAlb1.1, whole genome shotgun sequence genome contains a region encoding:
- the LOC122992130 gene encoding INO80 complex subunit D — MEDESRGPADVVKDKSHVMYEGKHIHFSEVDNKPLCSYSPKLCKQRRLNGYAFCIRHVLEDKTAPFKQCEYVAKYNSQRCTNPIPKSEDRRYCNSHLQVLGFIPKKERKKKHDALEDMRSRAHLESVALNITVPSLALKASNGLDELPPSPPCTRLLPLPDGELLDPFAFYEDDTDGEEVGTPRKSNAIKKKLQSRLVLNQKLCHDTDLFQPPPEHFSPSPVPRVHPSSPLNTHLPRQQSGLLQPPQHSSVTSFIFPGQQQGLLCNPPPPQTVNFLPPGMPANAAPSPVQPSGPSLSRKMPFTATHLVVMRPAAFSPSASCLARLQHLVQLCAKRHREHGDLFPHLGLDWSEDSADDDDEEEEEDTDRFVPCQNSWRPQNGLEDDGGSSRRTRLLRLCSYLQEKYKHMCRQERASIRQKRYRYAFRKALLHAASKNPDCAGQLIQELRGASRSSSSVAPAKQQNTDTGTCTGSTKGQACNNRALPFTQHCFQHILLNRSQQLFASCTAKFADGQQCSIPVFDITHQTPLCEEHAKKMDNFLRGDGNRRVQHQQQQQRKPRKKTKPPALTKKHKKKRRRGPWRPQKPIPPALPQGNLGMPSTSLAMPSQASIRSPSTPDLSTEELPDDITNEMADIPNDLELNQEDFSDVLPRLPDDLQDFDLFEGKNGELLPTTEEAEELVRALQAMGSYPDSLVCLTSMGDLAPSEGVDHRAMSVFPGPVQPGGMGDLLNSRIPTENFTSLELEDNLLQSTGGHFPPSPPSQPTNQPPTSGSNLTSSSSTVAPSTTSLLTQTSLTERTFSRTHTSHVLAKSDAPTSSPQGSHYSSEHVPSPYSDQISSPHASSFQTDTPLLLEVPLSGVPGPPRSSWNNLPLPLTDPTQFGNLIGSESHLISTSLSTPPATTHSVTLQPMAALSAMPQSGLTGLSTPPAPSSSLPSSSHDPLTSTQPKQQLPQFSAAFGHQLASHSGIPKDVQPSHSSTAPPAGFSIVSATAASANSATPPFTQSK, encoded by the exons ATGGAGGATGAGAGCCGTGGTCCAG CTGATGTTGTCAAGGACAAGAGTCACGTGATGTATGAAGGCAAACACATACACTTCTCAGAGGTGGACAATAAGCCGTTGTGCTCGTACAGCCCAAAGCTGTGCAAGCAGCGCAGACTAAATGGCTATGCTTTCTGTATCCGGCACGTTCTGGAGGATAAGACGGCCCCCTTCAAGCAATGTGAATATGTGGCCAAGTACAACAGCCAGCGATGTACCAACCCCATCCCAAAGTCTGAGGACCGCag ATACTGCAACAGTCACCTGCAGGTTCTCGGCTTTATCCCCAAGAAGGAGCGGAAAAAGAAACATGATGCTTTGGAGGATATGCGCTCGCGGGCTCACCTGGAGTCAGTGGCTCTCAACATAACTGTGCCCTCTTTAGCTCTGAAAGCTTCCAATGGTCTAGATGAACTTCCACCATCTCCCCCATGTACACGCCTGTTACCCCTTCCTGATGGGGAACTCCTGGACCCTTTTGCCTTTTATGAGGACGACACAGACGGGGAGGAGGTGGGCACTCCTCGGAAGAGCAACGCCATCAAGAAGAAATTACAGAGTCGGCTGGTGCTTAACCAGAAACTCTGCCATGACACGGACCTCTTCCAGCCACCTCCTGAGCACTTTAGCCCCTCCCCCGTCCCCCGTGTCCACCCCTCGTCACCGCTCAACACTCATCTCCCACGGCAGCAGTCAGGTCTTCTCCAGCCGCCCCAGCACTCCAGCGTGACTTCCTTCATCTTCCCAGGACAGCAGCAGGGTTTATTATGCAATCCACCACCACCTCAGACAGTCAACTTTCTGCCTCCAGGGATGCCTGCTAATGCAGCACCCAGTCCAGTGCAACCTTCTGGGCCATCACTCAGCAGGAAAATGCCTTTCACTGCTACACACTTGGTTGTCATGCGTCCCGCTGCCTTTTCACCTTCTGCCAGCTGCCTGGCCAGGTTGCAACATCTGGTGCAGCTTTGTGCCAAGAGACACCGGGAGCATGGAGACCTCTTTCCTCATCTAG GTTTGGACTGGTCAGAGGACAGTGCtgatgatgacgatgaagaggaggaggaggacacagATAGATTTGTTCCCTGTCAGAACTCTTGGAGACCACAGAATGG GTTGGAAGACGATGGCGGTTCGTCTCGGAGAACACGACTACTTAGGCTTTGCTCGTACCTCCAGGAGAAATACAAGCACATGTGCAGGCAGGAGAGGGCAAGTATCCGCCAGAAGAGATATCGCTATGCCTTCCGCAAAGCCTTGCTGCACGCTGCCAGTAAAAACCCTGACTGCGCGGGCCAGCTGATCCAGGAGTTGCGTGGTGCCTCTCGAAGCTCTTCAAG TGTGGCTCCAGCAAAGCAGCAGAACACAGATACAGGGACCTGCACAGGCAGCACAAAGGGCCAGGCCTGCAACAACAGAGCTCTGCCCTTCACTCAACACTGTTTTCAGC ACATTCTGTTGAATCGTTCCCAGCAGCTCTTTGCTAGTTGCACAGCCAAATTTGCGGATGGTCAGCAGTGCTCCATCCCTGTGTTTGACATCACGCACCAGACACCACTCTGCGAAGAGCATGCCAAAAAGATG GATAACTTCCTGCGTGGGGATGGTAACAGACGAgtgcagcaccagcagcagcaacagcgcAAGCCACGTAAAAAGACCAAACCACCGGCGCtcaccaaaaaacacaagaagaagaggaggagaggaccaTGGAGGCCTCAGAAACCCATCCCTCCAGCATTGCCACAGGGGAACCTGGGAATGCCTTCTACAAGCCTAGCAATGCCCTCACAGGCCAGCATCAG GAGCCCTTCAACTCCAGACCTGAGTACAGAAGAGCTTCCTGACGATATCACCAATGAAATGGCAGACATTCCAAATGACCTTGAGCTAAACCAGGAGGATTTCTCCGACGTGTTACCCAGATTACCTGACGACCTGCAGgactttgatttgtttgaaG gtaagAACGGGGAGCTACTGCCCACCACGGAGGAGGCTGAGGAGCTGGTGCGTGCACTGCAGGCTATGGGGTCCTACCCAGACTCCTTGGTGTGCCTGACCTCCATGGGAGACCTGGCCCCTTCAGAAGGAGTGGACCACCGAGCCATGTCTGTGTTCCCTGGTCCAGTCCAGCCGGGGGGCATGGGGGACCTGCTCAACAGCCGCATCCCGACAGAGAACTTCACCAGCCTCGAGCTGGAGGACAATCTATTGCAGTCCACAGGGGGTCACTTTCCCCCCTCGCCACCATCTCAGCCCACTAACCAGCCCCCAACATCGGGCTCTAACCTGACCTCATCTTCTTCTACAGTAgccccctccaccacctccctGCTCACTCAGACCTCCCTGACAGAGCGAACGTTTTCCCGGACGCACACGTCCCACGTCTTGGCCAAGTCAGACGCTCCCACATCATCTCCCCAAGGCAGCCACTACAGCAGTGAGCATGTGCCATCCCCATACAGTGACCAAATATCTTCGCCCCATGCCAGCTCCTTCCAGACAGACACCCCTCTGCTGCTGGAAGTCCCTCTTAGCGGTGTACCAGGACCCCCACGCTCATCATGGAACaatctccctctccccctcaccGATCCCACGCAGTTTGGCAATCTCATCGGATCAGAAAGTCATCTCATATCCACTTCCCTGTCCACTCCCCCCGCCACCACCCACTCTGTGACGCTGCAGCCCATGGCTGCTCTCTCGGCGATGCCTCAGAGTGGCTTGACAGGCTTATCGACACCCCCTGCCCCCTCGTCCTCCCTGCCATCCTCTTCACATGATCCCCTGACCTCCACACAGCCCAAGCAACAGCTCCCTCAGTTCAGCGCGGCCTTTGGCCATCAATTGGCCTCCCACAGTGGCATCCCGAAAGACGTGCAACCCAGCCACAGCTCCACAGCACCCCCCGCTGGCTTTTCCATAGTTAGTGCCACCGCTGCAAGTGCCAACAGCGCCACACCACCCTTCACGCAAAGTAAATGA